A stretch of the Kroppenstedtia eburnea genome encodes the following:
- a CDS encoding HPr family phosphocarrier protein translates to MTEKNVTVNLKTGLHARPAALFVQEANKYSSEVFVSKNNKKVNAKSIMGIMSLAVAHGSEITISAEGSDAEQAIEALAAIVSKEDL, encoded by the coding sequence ATGACAGAAAAAAATGTCACCGTCAACCTGAAAACCGGGCTCCATGCCCGCCCCGCAGCTCTGTTCGTCCAGGAGGCCAATAAGTACAGCTCCGAGGTCTTTGTCAGCAAAAACAATAAAAAAGTGAATGCCAAAAGTATCATGGGGATTATGAGCCTGGCGGTTGCCCACGGTTCGGAGATCACCATTTCCGCCGAGGGTTCCGATGCGGAGCAAGCGATTGAAGCCCTGGCCGCCATTGTCAGCAAGGAGGATCTGTAA
- a CDS encoding sugar-binding transcriptional regulator has product MESILKLQSKLLPDLLEVMRKRYEVMRHLQLMQPVGRRGLAAALNQTERVLRGEVEFLKEQGLLRIETVGMTLTPSGESLISEMEPLIKDLFGLTELETALARVLRLKKAVVVPGDSDRSDWVKKEMGRAGARLLKETARPGQVTAVAGGTTVAAVADMMTAAPVLKETIFVPARGGLGEAVELEANYIVSLMARKSGGQYRLLHVPEQLSEEALETLVREPHIREVMELVRSARIVVHGIGDARSMASRRKSSPELLRLLEEKGAVGEAFGYYFNRKGDIVHRGRHIGLSLEDLEKVEMTIAVAGGAAKAEAVAAVCPVSGGGMLITDEAAARAILATVH; this is encoded by the coding sequence ATGGAGTCCATATTAAAACTGCAGAGCAAACTGCTTCCCGATCTGTTGGAAGTGATGCGAAAACGATATGAGGTGATGCGTCACCTGCAGCTGATGCAACCGGTGGGGAGGCGGGGTCTTGCCGCCGCTCTCAACCAGACGGAACGGGTCCTGCGGGGGGAAGTGGAGTTTCTCAAGGAGCAGGGTCTCCTCCGGATTGAAACGGTCGGGATGACCCTGACCCCTTCCGGGGAGAGTCTGATCTCGGAGATGGAACCGCTCATCAAGGATCTCTTCGGCTTGACGGAGCTGGAGACGGCCCTCGCCCGGGTACTTCGGCTGAAAAAGGCGGTGGTGGTTCCGGGAGATTCCGACCGGTCCGACTGGGTGAAAAAAGAGATGGGGAGGGCGGGTGCCCGCTTGCTGAAGGAGACGGCCCGGCCGGGGCAGGTGACGGCAGTGGCCGGGGGAACGACCGTGGCCGCCGTCGCCGACATGATGACCGCAGCCCCGGTCTTGAAGGAGACGATCTTTGTCCCGGCCCGGGGCGGGTTGGGGGAAGCGGTGGAGTTGGAAGCCAATTATATCGTCTCCCTGATGGCCCGCAAGTCGGGTGGCCAATACCGGTTGCTCCACGTTCCCGAACAGTTGAGCGAAGAAGCGCTCGAAACCCTGGTCCGGGAGCCTCATATCCGGGAGGTGATGGAGCTGGTCCGGTCGGCCCGCATTGTCGTTCACGGGATCGGAGATGCTAGGAGCATGGCATCCCGGCGGAAGTCTTCCCCCGAATTGTTAAGGCTGTTGGAGGAAAAAGGGGCAGTGGGTGAGGCTTTTGGCTACTACTTCAACCGTAAGGGTGACATTGTTCATCGCGGCCGTCATATCGGTCTCAGCCTGGAAGACCTGGAAAAGGTGGAGATGACGATCGCTGTCGCAGGCGGGGCGGCCAAGGCGGAGGCGGTGGCGGCTGTCTGCCCGGTTTCCGGCGGTGGCATGTTGATCACCGATGAAGCGGCGGCCCGCGCCATTCTTGCAACTGTCCATTGA
- a CDS encoding phosphoglycerate kinase produces MNKLSILDVDVRGKRVFCRVDFNVPLDQGRITDDNRIRAALPTIRHLTEHGAKVILASHLGRPNGRVVEELRLTPVAERLSQLLGQSVVKTDETVGEEVEKEVAGLKEGDVLLLENVRFCPGEEKNDPELSRAFAKLADLYVNDAFGTAHRAHASTAGIAEHLPAVAGFLMQQELETLGRALQNPDRPFTAVIGGAKVKDKIGVIDNLLDKVDNLLIGGGLSFTFLKAKGLEIGQSLLEPDKIDLAESFMEKAEQKGVRLLLPVDAAVAKSFAPDAPAELVDVEAIPRDSMGLDIGPKTREAFADVIRASKLVIWNGPMGVFEFDRFAEGTFAVARAVATCTGMTIIGGGDSVAAVKKSGLAEQVGHISTGGGASLELMEGKTLPGVAVLQNK; encoded by the coding sequence ATGAACAAGCTGTCGATCCTGGATGTGGATGTCAGAGGAAAGCGCGTCTTTTGCCGAGTCGATTTCAATGTGCCGCTGGATCAAGGGAGGATCACCGATGACAACCGGATCCGGGCAGCTCTGCCGACGATCCGCCATCTGACGGAACATGGGGCCAAGGTGATTCTGGCCAGCCATTTGGGAAGGCCCAACGGGAGGGTGGTGGAGGAGTTACGCCTCACTCCCGTCGCCGAGCGCCTCTCCCAACTCCTGGGCCAATCGGTGGTCAAAACCGATGAGACAGTGGGAGAAGAGGTGGAGAAGGAGGTCGCCGGATTGAAAGAGGGGGATGTACTTCTGCTGGAGAACGTCCGCTTCTGCCCCGGGGAAGAAAAAAATGACCCGGAGTTGTCCCGGGCCTTTGCCAAGCTGGCCGACCTCTATGTGAACGATGCCTTCGGCACCGCCCACCGGGCCCATGCCTCCACGGCCGGTATCGCCGAACATCTGCCGGCGGTGGCCGGTTTCCTGATGCAACAGGAACTGGAAACCCTGGGGCGGGCTCTGCAAAATCCGGACCGTCCCTTTACGGCGGTCATCGGCGGGGCCAAAGTGAAGGACAAGATCGGTGTCATCGACAACCTGTTGGATAAGGTGGACAATCTCCTCATCGGGGGCGGACTCTCCTTCACTTTCCTGAAAGCCAAAGGGTTGGAGATCGGCCAGTCCCTGCTTGAACCGGACAAGATCGATTTGGCTGAATCCTTTATGGAAAAGGCTGAACAAAAAGGGGTCCGCCTTCTTTTGCCTGTGGATGCGGCAGTGGCCAAATCCTTTGCTCCCGATGCCCCGGCAGAGCTGGTCGACGTGGAGGCGATCCCCCGGGACTCGATGGGATTGGATATCGGTCCGAAAACCCGGGAAGCCTTCGCCGATGTGATCCGGGCCTCCAAATTGGTGATCTGGAACGGCCCCATGGGTGTCTTTGAATTCGACCGCTTTGCCGAAGGCACCTTTGCCGTCGCCCGGGCAGTCGCCACCTGCACGGGGATGACCATCATCGGCGGCGGGGATTCGGTGGCGGCCGTCAAAAAATCAGGTCTGGCGGAACAGGTGGGTCATATCTCCACCGGCGGCGGTGCATCCCTGGAATTGATGGAAGGGAAAACGCTCCCCGGAGTGGCGGTTCTGCAAAACAAGTGA
- the tpiA gene encoding triose-phosphate isomerase, which translates to MRRSVIAGNWKMYKTVAEALEFFSTVQLAGKTDSVETVVCAPFITLPALVKEAKESGIRIGAQNMHWEEEGAYTGEISPSMLTEQGVTHVIIGHSERRAAFAETDESVRLKTRSALDHQLTPIVCVGETLEEREAGRTRELVREQVVAAIRGLSSEEVSRLILAYEPVWAIGTGRSATAEDATDVIRFIRKSVADQFDQQVANEVRILYGGSVKPDNIESFLQTGEIDGALVGGASLDPGSFARLVEVTARRGDVG; encoded by the coding sequence TTGCGAAGATCGGTCATCGCGGGAAATTGGAAAATGTACAAAACGGTGGCGGAAGCTCTGGAATTCTTCTCAACTGTGCAGCTCGCCGGTAAAACGGACAGTGTGGAGACAGTGGTGTGCGCTCCTTTTATCACCTTGCCCGCTCTGGTGAAAGAGGCGAAAGAGAGCGGGATCCGGATCGGGGCACAAAACATGCACTGGGAGGAGGAAGGGGCTTACACCGGTGAGATCAGCCCGTCGATGTTGACGGAGCAGGGGGTGACCCACGTCATCATCGGTCATTCCGAACGGCGGGCAGCCTTTGCTGAGACAGATGAATCGGTCCGGCTCAAAACCCGGTCAGCCCTGGATCATCAGCTCACTCCCATCGTCTGTGTGGGGGAAACCCTGGAAGAACGGGAGGCGGGGCGCACCCGGGAGTTGGTTCGGGAGCAGGTGGTGGCCGCCATCCGGGGTTTAAGTTCCGAGGAGGTCAGCCGGCTCATTTTGGCCTATGAGCCGGTCTGGGCCATCGGTACCGGCCGCTCGGCCACTGCAGAAGACGCAACGGATGTGATCCGGTTCATTAGAAAAAGTGTGGCGGATCAGTTTGATCAACAAGTGGCCAATGAAGTTCGCATCCTCTACGGAGGCAGCGTCAAACCGGACAATATAGAATCTTTTCTCCAAACTGGAGAGATTGACGGTGCTCTGGTCGGAGGGGCCAGTCTGGATCCCGGCTCCTTTGCCCGGCTGGTGGAAGTTACCGCCCGACGGGGGGATGTGGGATGA
- the clpP gene encoding ATP-dependent Clp endopeptidase proteolytic subunit ClpP: MNLIPYVVEQTSRGERSYDIYSRLLKDRIIFLGSEINDAVANTIVAQMLFLQTEDPNKDIQLYINSPGGSISAGFAIYDTMQHVKCDIQTICIGMAASMGAFLLSSGTKGKRLALPNSEVMIHQPLGGAQGQASDIEISAKRILRMRDRLNQLLSDQTGQPLKKIQQDTDRDHFMSAEDAKKYGLIDKIIEHQK, encoded by the coding sequence ATGAACCTGATTCCCTATGTGGTTGAACAGACCAGTCGTGGCGAACGATCCTACGATATCTATTCCCGCCTGTTGAAAGACCGGATCATCTTCCTCGGCAGCGAGATCAATGACGCTGTGGCCAACACCATCGTGGCCCAGATGCTCTTCCTGCAGACCGAAGATCCCAACAAAGATATCCAGCTGTATATCAATTCACCGGGAGGATCCATCTCCGCCGGGTTTGCCATCTATGATACGATGCAGCACGTCAAGTGCGATATTCAGACCATCTGCATCGGAATGGCTGCCTCCATGGGCGCCTTCCTGCTTTCTTCCGGGACCAAGGGCAAACGGCTGGCCCTCCCCAACAGCGAAGTGATGATCCATCAACCCCTCGGCGGCGCCCAGGGACAGGCTTCCGACATCGAGATCAGCGCCAAGCGCATCCTGCGCATGCGGGACCGTCTCAATCAACTCCTCTCCGATCAGACCGGCCAACCCTTGAAGAAAATCCAACAGGATACCGACCGGGACCACTTCATGTCGGCGGAGGACGCCAAGAAGTACGGGTTGATCGACAAGATCATCGAGCATCAAAAGTAA
- the gpmI gene encoding 2,3-bisphosphoglycerate-independent phosphoglycerate mutase yields the protein MSRRKPVALVILDGFALREETHGNAVAQAKKPNFDRYWSRYPHTTLTASGTGVGLPEGQMGNSEVGHLNIGAGRVVYQDLTRVSKSIAEGTFFKNETFLGAIRHVKEHNSRLHLYGLLSDGGVHSHMDHLFALLELAAGEGLRDVCIHAFLDGRDVAPDSGIKYIRQLQQKIADTGVGRIATVQGRYYAMDRDNRWERTEKAYRAMVYGEGPRYRDPVQAVKESYEKSVYDEFVMPTVIVDEQDRPVGSIRSNDAVIFYNFRPDRAIQISLAFTNEDFRGFDRGEKRPEHLYYVCLTKFSESVDGYVAYKPTDLDNTYGEVVSQHGLKQLRIAETEKYPHVTFFFSGGREEAFPGEDRILINSPKVATYDLKPEMSAYEVTDALVREIEAEKHDAIILNFANPDMVGHSGKLEPTIRAVEAVDECLGRVVEALHAHGGTAVVIADHGNADMVLNENNEPVTSHTTFPVPCIVTDPTVGLREGGILADVAPTLLQLLGLPQPAEMTGRSLIK from the coding sequence ATGAGCCGACGAAAACCTGTGGCCCTGGTGATCCTGGACGGGTTTGCTCTCAGGGAAGAGACTCACGGCAATGCGGTCGCCCAGGCGAAGAAGCCCAACTTTGACCGGTACTGGTCCCGGTATCCCCATACAACTCTCACCGCTTCGGGGACCGGAGTGGGTCTTCCCGAGGGACAGATGGGCAACTCGGAAGTGGGCCATCTCAACATCGGGGCGGGCCGGGTGGTCTATCAGGATTTGACCCGGGTCAGCAAATCGATTGCGGAAGGTACTTTCTTCAAAAATGAAACCTTTCTCGGGGCGATTCGCCATGTGAAAGAGCACAACAGCAGACTTCATCTCTACGGACTGCTCTCCGACGGGGGTGTCCACAGCCACATGGATCACCTGTTTGCACTCCTCGAATTGGCGGCCGGGGAGGGTCTCCGGGACGTCTGCATCCACGCCTTTCTGGATGGACGGGATGTCGCCCCCGATTCCGGAATCAAATATATCCGGCAATTGCAGCAGAAGATCGCCGACACCGGCGTGGGCCGGATCGCCACAGTCCAGGGCCGGTACTATGCCATGGACCGGGACAACCGCTGGGAACGGACGGAAAAAGCCTACCGGGCCATGGTTTATGGGGAAGGGCCCCGCTACCGGGACCCGGTGCAGGCGGTAAAGGAATCCTATGAGAAAAGCGTCTACGATGAATTTGTGATGCCGACGGTGATCGTGGATGAACAGGATCGCCCCGTCGGCTCCATCCGATCCAACGACGCCGTCATTTTCTACAACTTCCGTCCCGACCGGGCCATCCAGATTTCACTTGCCTTCACCAATGAGGACTTTCGGGGATTTGACCGGGGAGAGAAGCGGCCGGAGCATCTCTATTATGTATGTCTGACCAAGTTCAGCGAGTCGGTGGACGGTTATGTCGCCTATAAACCGACCGATCTGGACAACACCTACGGGGAGGTGGTCTCACAGCACGGGCTGAAACAGCTCCGAATCGCCGAGACGGAGAAATATCCCCATGTCACCTTCTTCTTCAGCGGCGGCCGGGAAGAGGCTTTTCCCGGTGAAGACCGGATCCTGATCAACTCTCCCAAAGTGGCCACCTACGACCTGAAACCGGAGATGAGCGCCTATGAAGTGACCGATGCGCTGGTGCGGGAGATCGAAGCGGAAAAACATGATGCGATCATCCTCAATTTCGCCAATCCGGATATGGTGGGCCACTCCGGTAAGCTGGAACCGACAATCCGCGCAGTGGAGGCGGTGGATGAATGTCTGGGACGGGTGGTGGAGGCGCTTCACGCCCACGGGGGAACAGCCGTGGTGATCGCCGACCACGGCAACGCCGATATGGTGTTGAACGAAAACAACGAGCCGGTCACCTCCCACACCACCTTTCCCGTCCCTTGTATCGTCACGGATCCAACCGTAGGCTTGAGAGAAGGCGGGATTCTGGCAGATGTGGCCCCGACGCTTCTCCAATTGCTGGGTCTGCCACAACCTGCCGAGATGACTGGTCGTTCCCTGATAAAATAA
- the secG gene encoding preprotein translocase subunit SecG, whose product MKLAVDILLGIVCVALILVVLLQSGKSAGLSGAIGGASEHLIGKTKARGLDALLGKITVVLAVLFMILTILAAFFA is encoded by the coding sequence GTGAAACTCGCCGTCGACATCTTATTGGGCATTGTTTGTGTCGCACTGATTCTCGTGGTTTTGTTGCAATCGGGTAAAAGTGCCGGCCTTTCCGGTGCAATCGGTGGAGCGTCCGAACATCTGATCGGGAAAACCAAGGCCCGCGGTTTGGATGCTCTGTTGGGGAAAATCACCGTGGTTTTGGCCGTTCTGTTCATGATTCTTACCATATTGGCCGCCTTCTTCGCCTGA
- the eno gene encoding phosphopyruvate hydratase, with protein sequence MSTIIDVHGREVLDSRGNPTVEVEVILDTGAVGRAIVPSGASTGAHEAVELRDGDRERYQGKGVLQAVQNVNEVIAPELEGMDALDQVGVDRAMIRLDGTPNKGKLGANAILGVSMAVARAAAETVGLPLFTYLGGFNSKVLPVPMMNILNGGAHADNNVDIQEFMVMPVGAESFREGLRMGTEIFHHLKAVLKEKGLSTSVGDEGGFAPNLSSNEEALQTIVNAIQRAGYQPGTDVLLALDVASTELYKEGSYHLEGEGVTKSADEMIAYYEELVQKYPIISIEDGLAEDDWEGWKKLTQRLGEKVQLVGDDLFVTNTDRLHQGIEKGVGNSILVKVNQIGTLTETFDAVQMAARAGYTAVISHRSGETEDTTIADIAVATGAGQIKTGAPSRTDRVAKYNQLLRIEEELERSGQYPGKKAFYNLRG encoded by the coding sequence ATGAGCACGATCATCGATGTACATGGCCGGGAAGTGCTGGACTCCCGGGGAAATCCCACCGTTGAGGTGGAAGTGATCCTGGACACCGGTGCCGTCGGACGGGCGATCGTCCCTTCCGGTGCTTCCACCGGGGCACATGAAGCGGTGGAACTGCGCGATGGGGATCGGGAGCGTTACCAGGGAAAAGGGGTACTCCAGGCGGTGCAAAACGTCAATGAAGTGATCGCGCCGGAATTGGAAGGGATGGATGCATTGGATCAGGTGGGGGTGGACCGTGCAATGATCCGATTGGACGGCACCCCGAACAAAGGGAAGCTGGGAGCCAACGCCATCCTGGGTGTCTCCATGGCTGTCGCCCGGGCGGCAGCGGAAACGGTGGGGCTTCCCCTCTTTACCTATCTCGGCGGATTTAATTCCAAGGTTCTCCCTGTACCCATGATGAACATCCTGAACGGCGGGGCCCACGCAGACAACAATGTGGATATCCAGGAGTTCATGGTGATGCCCGTCGGGGCGGAAAGCTTCCGTGAGGGACTTCGTATGGGTACGGAGATCTTCCATCACCTGAAGGCGGTTCTCAAGGAGAAAGGGCTGTCCACCTCCGTGGGAGATGAGGGAGGCTTTGCACCCAACCTCTCCTCCAACGAAGAGGCGCTGCAAACGATTGTCAACGCTATCCAGCGGGCCGGATACCAACCGGGGACCGATGTGCTGCTGGCTCTCGATGTGGCCTCCACGGAACTTTACAAAGAGGGTTCCTACCACCTGGAAGGGGAAGGAGTCACCAAGTCCGCCGATGAGATGATCGCCTATTATGAAGAGCTGGTGCAAAAATACCCGATCATCTCCATCGAAGACGGCTTGGCCGAAGATGATTGGGAGGGCTGGAAGAAACTGACCCAACGTCTTGGTGAAAAGGTCCAGCTGGTGGGTGACGACCTGTTTGTAACCAATACGGATCGCCTGCACCAGGGGATCGAAAAAGGAGTGGGCAACTCCATCCTGGTGAAAGTCAATCAGATCGGCACCCTCACTGAAACTTTCGATGCGGTGCAAATGGCGGCACGGGCGGGTTACACAGCTGTCATCTCCCATCGCTCCGGTGAGACGGAAGATACCACCATCGCTGATATCGCCGTAGCCACGGGTGCCGGTCAGATCAAGACCGGGGCTCCCTCACGAACCGATCGGGTGGCCAAGTACAACCAGTTGCTCCGGATCGAAGAAGAGCTGGAGCGCAGCGGTCAATACCCGGGAAAGAAAGCCTTTTACAATCTGCGCGGATAA
- the whiA gene encoding DNA-binding protein WhiA, with the protein MSFASATKQELTRIDSPCCCRRAELSALVRMNGTVQIGNGRIGLEFTTENNAIARRTYSLIKELYQVQPEVFVRKKVRLKKNNTYAVRLSKEAEEILRDLRILGEGMKRISGIDPGLTAEECCVRSYLRGAFLAGGSVNNPDSGSYHLEIVSTYQDHSEELCSLMNRYHLHAKWIERKKGFVVYLKEGDKIGEFLNIIGAHHTLFRFEDVRILKDMRNSVNRLVNCETANLNKTIQAAMRQVENIRLIDREIGLDQLPDRLREVAETRLSHPEISLTELGQMLPGRKVSKSAINHRLRKLEEIAQKLRVGSTDHTL; encoded by the coding sequence ATGTCCTTTGCATCCGCCACCAAACAGGAACTGACCCGCATCGATTCCCCATGTTGTTGCCGGCGGGCCGAGTTGTCGGCATTGGTGAGGATGAATGGAACGGTTCAGATCGGAAACGGTCGGATCGGTCTTGAATTCACCACTGAGAACAATGCCATCGCCCGTCGCACCTACTCTCTGATCAAGGAACTGTACCAAGTGCAGCCGGAAGTGTTCGTGCGCAAGAAGGTCAGGTTAAAGAAGAACAATACCTATGCGGTACGTCTGTCCAAGGAAGCGGAAGAGATTCTCCGGGATTTGCGAATCCTGGGGGAGGGGATGAAACGGATCAGTGGGATTGATCCCGGGTTGACGGCAGAGGAATGCTGTGTGAGATCTTATTTACGGGGGGCCTTTCTGGCCGGTGGTTCAGTCAACAATCCGGACAGCGGCTCTTATCACCTGGAGATTGTCTCCACATATCAGGATCACAGTGAAGAATTATGTTCCCTGATGAACCGGTATCATCTTCATGCAAAATGGATCGAACGAAAAAAAGGCTTTGTCGTTTATCTCAAAGAGGGGGATAAAATCGGCGAATTCCTGAATATTATCGGTGCCCATCACACCTTGTTCCGGTTTGAGGATGTCCGGATCCTGAAGGATATGCGAAACTCCGTCAACCGGCTCGTCAATTGCGAAACGGCCAACCTGAACAAAACGATTCAGGCCGCGATGCGACAGGTGGAAAATATCCGGCTGATCGACAGGGAAATTGGCCTGGATCAATTGCCGGACCGTCTCAGGGAAGTGGCCGAGACCCGGCTGAGCCATCCGGAAATCTCGCTGACGGAACTGGGCCAGATGCTTCCGGGACGAAAGGTGAGCAAATCGGCGATCAACCACCGGCTCCGTAAGCTGGAGGAAATCGCGCAAAAGTTGAGAGTTGGATCCACGGATCATACATTGTGA
- the rpoN gene encoding RNA polymerase factor sigma-54, which translates to MALSMGYGLVQDQRMKLVMTPELRQAIQVLQLSAVDLIQYIQDQAIENPVLEMEDSPRMAESEPVGTASVERLADWGAFMRGGGTFGRSSSTHDEEEGHPVDRIADSALSLSGVLEEQLRYLSIDTRTYQICRYIIGNLDEDGYLRLNAEQLCKRFNISEQDFADSLKLVQGLDPAGVGARNLSECLTLQLEREGEPAPLLLNIVSFHLHDLAEGKLKRVAKALDCTTVEVQEAADRIRKLNPKPGLACHGESPRYIFPDVTVGKVQGEWEVWVNEGYIPRLGISTQYERILRENNEGAHQAAAYIKERIQSAMWLLKSIEQRRNTLYRVSRAIIQVQRDFFEHGISHLKPLTLREVAEELELHESTVSRATRHKYIQTPRGLFPFRFFFPSGVSNQSGGNTSARSVKERIEQLIKGENKGKPLSDQKIADRLREAGIRISRRTVAKYREEMGITSSQARRRFDS; encoded by the coding sequence ATGGCTTTATCCATGGGTTACGGACTGGTTCAGGATCAGCGGATGAAGTTGGTGATGACCCCCGAACTGCGCCAGGCGATCCAGGTGCTTCAACTTTCAGCAGTGGACCTTATACAGTATATACAAGATCAGGCGATTGAAAACCCGGTGCTGGAAATGGAAGACTCCCCCCGGATGGCGGAGTCGGAGCCGGTGGGGACCGCAAGTGTGGAACGGTTGGCCGATTGGGGGGCTTTTATGAGAGGAGGCGGAACTTTTGGACGAAGCTCCTCCACCCATGACGAGGAAGAAGGACATCCGGTGGACCGAATCGCCGATTCGGCTCTCAGTCTGTCCGGAGTTCTGGAAGAACAACTTCGCTACCTCTCCATAGATACCCGCACTTATCAGATCTGCCGGTACATCATCGGTAATCTGGATGAGGACGGTTACTTGAGGTTGAATGCTGAACAATTATGTAAGCGCTTCAATATCTCCGAGCAGGACTTTGCCGACTCTCTGAAGTTGGTCCAGGGTTTGGATCCGGCAGGTGTGGGGGCCCGGAACTTGTCGGAATGTCTGACACTCCAACTGGAACGGGAGGGAGAACCCGCCCCTTTGCTCCTCAACATCGTGAGCTTTCACCTGCACGATTTGGCGGAGGGGAAATTGAAAAGAGTGGCCAAGGCTTTGGATTGCACCACTGTGGAAGTTCAGGAAGCCGCCGACCGGATCCGGAAACTGAATCCCAAACCCGGCCTCGCCTGCCACGGAGAGAGTCCCCGCTACATCTTTCCCGATGTGACTGTGGGAAAGGTGCAGGGAGAGTGGGAAGTATGGGTGAATGAAGGTTATATTCCCCGTCTGGGGATCAGTACCCAGTATGAACGGATTCTTCGTGAAAATAATGAAGGGGCCCACCAAGCGGCCGCCTATATCAAGGAACGGATTCAATCGGCCATGTGGTTGTTAAAAAGTATTGAGCAACGGCGAAACACCCTGTATCGGGTCAGCAGGGCCATTATTCAAGTGCAGCGGGACTTTTTCGAACACGGGATCTCTCACCTGAAACCCCTGACCCTGCGGGAAGTGGCGGAAGAGCTGGAGTTGCACGAATCGACGGTGAGCCGGGCCACCCGGCATAAATACATCCAGACGCCCCGGGGGTTGTTCCCCTTCCGGTTTTTCTTTCCTTCCGGTGTCTCCAATCAGAGCGGGGGGAATACATCCGCCCGCAGTGTTAAGGAGCGGATCGAGCAGTTGATCAAAGGGGAGAACAAGGGAAAACCATTGTCCGACCAGAAGATTGCAGATCGGCTCCGGGAAGCGGGCATCCGCATCTCCCGCAGAACCGTCGCCAAATATCGGGAGGAGATGGGGATCACTTCTTCCCAGGCGAGGCGTAGGTTCGACTCATAA
- the gap gene encoding type I glyceraldehyde-3-phosphate dehydrogenase: MATKIGINGFGRIGRAVFRIAMAQPGLEVVAINDLTDAETLAHLLKYDSVHGRFDGSVEVSQGGLRVNGKEIRVLAERDPARLPWGELGVEIVVESTGRFTKKEDAEKHLQAGAKKVIISAPAKNEDLTVVMGVNDDQYDPGLHQVISNASCTTNCLAPVVKVLHQSFGVRRGLMTTVHSYTNDQQILDLPHKDLRRARAAGMSIIPTTTGAAKAVAKVLPELEGKLNGFSMRVPTPNVSVIDFVAELDREVSVDEVNEAFRKQAETGLKGIMGYTDEPLVSKDFNGDAHSSIVDGLSTMVQDGNMVKVVAWYDNEWGFSNRMIDLIHHIAKKGLSV; encoded by the coding sequence ATGGCAACCAAAATCGGGATTAATGGATTTGGACGTATCGGACGGGCGGTTTTTCGGATCGCCATGGCACAGCCCGGGTTGGAAGTGGTGGCGATCAATGACCTGACCGATGCCGAGACATTGGCCCACCTTCTCAAATACGATTCGGTCCATGGCCGATTCGACGGATCTGTCGAGGTCTCCCAAGGAGGATTGCGGGTAAACGGAAAAGAGATCCGGGTCCTGGCTGAGCGGGACCCGGCCCGGCTTCCCTGGGGAGAGCTCGGGGTGGAGATCGTGGTGGAATCCACCGGCCGTTTCACCAAAAAAGAAGATGCCGAAAAACATCTGCAAGCCGGCGCCAAAAAAGTGATCATCTCCGCCCCGGCCAAAAACGAAGACCTGACGGTGGTGATGGGGGTGAATGACGATCAATACGACCCCGGCCTTCATCAGGTGATCTCCAACGCTTCTTGCACCACCAACTGTTTGGCTCCCGTGGTCAAGGTGTTGCACCAAAGCTTCGGCGTTCGTCGCGGTCTGATGACCACAGTTCACTCCTACACCAATGATCAGCAGATCCTGGACCTTCCCCACAAGGACTTGCGTCGGGCCCGGGCTGCCGGTATGTCCATCATTCCCACCACCACCGGTGCGGCCAAGGCTGTAGCCAAAGTGTTGCCGGAGTTGGAAGGCAAGCTGAACGGATTTTCCATGCGGGTGCCCACCCCCAATGTCTCGGTGATCGACTTTGTGGCGGAGTTGGACCGGGAAGTGAGCGTGGACGAAGTAAACGAGGCTTTCCGCAAGCAGGCGGAAACCGGATTGAAGGGAATTATGGGCTACACTGACGAACCTCTGGTCTCCAAGGATTTCAACGGGGATGCCCACTCTTCCATCGTCGACGGGCTGTCCACCATGGTTCAGGACGGAAATATGGTGAAAGTGGTCGCCTGGTATGACAATGAATGGGGCTTTTCCAACCGCATGATCGACCTGATCCACCACATTGCCAAGAAAGGTCTGTCCGTCTAG